CGTGGGAATCTCCACGGTCTCTTCCCGTACGCTCACTTGCCGTTGTTTTGTCATGAGTCGTCACCCCTCCATTAGCATCCGCGTAGGCTGCGTTATGTCTCTATCTTATAAGCCGGCCTGCCGAAGATCCATTGACGATATCATGTTGATGATGGATTATATTCTGATTATTTGGCGCTCCATCCGGTTGACAACAATTCGGTTCCGATTCATAGTAAAGCTATGGATACCATACGAAAACCAGACGGATTCGAATCCCAGAAAATCATGGTCCTCCCGGATCATATTATGAAAGAGGCTGCCCGCCATCCGCTTGTGGAGCCGCTGTACGTGACCGACATCGGGTACTTTCCGCGTGCGCTGCATCACTACCGGGAACGCCCGGAGGGCAGCGGCGCGTACATCTTGATCTACTGCGTGGAGGGGGAAGGCTGGTATCGATTGAACGGCGGCAAAACCCATTCTCTGCTCAAGGGGCAGGCGGTTGTCATCCCGCCGGAAACGGCGCATGAATATGGATCCTCGGAGTTTCATCCCTGGAGCATTTACTGGTGGCATATGAAGGGGACGCATGCAGGTTTATTGTTCGAGGGTTTTACCGACGCAGCCGAACCCGCCGTCGTTCCGGTCGAACAGTCAAGGAGCATCGTGGAGCTGTTTCAGGAAAGTTACGAGCTGCTGCAAAAAGGGTATACGCTGAACCATATCATCCATGTCTCGCAGCTCGCCGGCCACTTGGCAGCCATCATCCGCCTCGCCCGGCTCCAACCGCAGCGGGGGCAACACCAGCACAACAAGCATGACATGGAGCAGACGCTTCGGTTCATGACCGAGCATCTGGAGGGGCATGTGAGCCTGAAGGAGCTGGCGGCCTACGCCAACCTGTCCATACCGCACTTCACCTTCCGGTTCAAGGAAGCGACGGGCTACTCCCCCATCGATTACTATCTGCGGCTCAAAATCCAACGGGCCTGCCAGCATCTGGACCTGACCGGCCAGAGCGTCAAGGAGATCAGCCACCGTCTCGGCTTCCAGGATCCCTACTATTTCTCGCGGCTGTTCAAAAAAATCATGGGAAAATCCCCTTCCGAATACCGAGATACCCGGAAGGGGTAGGATTTCCTGGTTATTTCCTTATACTGAACCCAAGCTTTGGTTCGATTGACCACACACTTTTTTTCGACTGGGAGGAAATCATGATTAACAAATTCATACTCTGTCTAGTCATGTTTGCCATTATTATTTGTGGATGCAGCAATAACAGCAAAGAAAAAGATGAGCCTGTGAATAAATATGTGGGGTACGTCGTTCAAAAAGAAGATGGCAGGATTTTGGTAACCCGTTATGATGAAAAATCAGATTTAAACGACGCAATATGGATCAGAACCAAAAGAAAGATAGAGTTAGGACAACAAGTTTCGATCGAAATTGACGGAGGTATTGACACCTCCTATCCAGCTCAAGCTTCAGCTAGAGACATAGATATCCTGACAAACGAACGTCCTAAATTATCCAAATTCGGTCAACAAGAAGTAATCGTTATGACATTGGAGCATTTTGATCAAATTGAAGTACCTTTCATTAAGTCTATACACTACTCCGATGTAAACAACGTTTGGACTGTCGTCATTCTTGACGGCATATCGGATTCCAAAAAGGAAATGGAATTTACTATAGAGGGCTAGCATAACAGCAAATAGAATATGGACCCACTTCCTAAACTATAGAATCCAATATGGGTCATACTTATACGTTGAATAGTCAACCGTAAAAAGCGTCGTATCGCGAAAGGCAATACGACGCTTTTCTATTTCAATCTCATTCCTGTCTCTGAATCCGATACGCCAAGCTGTCAAAATCCCCACGCAGCGGCAGCTCGATCCCGATGTTCATGAGTGCCCTGCCGCTCCATGTGCCGGCCACCCCCTCAATGGCATACGACTGATCGGCTTGCAGTCCGGTCAGCTGCAGTCGCGGCAGCGGCTCGCCCAGCTTCTGGCTGTGCAGGAACGCAAACAGCACGTTGTCGCTGCCGTCTTCGCTGCCGTACTGCACGGCCGTTACGCCTTTATGCCGAAGCGAGTCGAGGCGATACTGGCTGCCGAACTGAACCAGATGGCGAATGGATTTATACTGCGCCACATATTCGGCCGATTCCGCAATCAGCTCATCGCTCCACTCATTCAGGTTGGAGCCGATGCCGAGCGTTCCCATCATGGCGCTGTGGAAGCGGTATTTCAGGGATACCTGCCTGCGATTCATCCCTGTCGGCGACTCCGTTACCCAGCAGGTCATCATCCGCGGAGCATACGTGTACGAGAAGCCCTCCTGAATGCTGAGGCGGTCAAAGGCATCGGTGTTATCGCTCGGCCAGGATTGGTCGGCATACCGGAAGATGCCAAGATCGATGCGCGCTCCGCCGCCGGCACAGGTTTCAAACGCCACATGCGGGAATTTGCGCCGCAGCTCCTCCCAAATCTCGTACAGGCTCTGAACATGGCGAATCCAGATCTCCTTCTGGCGGTGAAGCGGATGGTCCTTCATGCCGGGTTCGGTTACGGTCCGGTTCATGTCCCACTTAATGAACTTGATGTCATGCTTCTCCAGCAGGTCCGTCATAAACTGCAGAATGTAGGCCTTAACCTCCGGCTTCGAAATGTTCAGCAGCAGCTGATTGCGAAGCTCGGAGCGCTCCCGCGTCTCGAAATGGTACACCCAATCCGGGTGCTCCCGGTACAGGTCGCTGTCCGGATTGACGGCCTCCGGCTCTACCCAGATGCCGAAATCCATGCCGAGCTCATGCACCTTGTCAATCAGCTCGCCGAGACCGTTCGGGAACTTCTCCCGGTTCACGAACCAATCGCCAAGCCCGGCCCGATCATGGTTGCGACCGCCGAACCACCCGTCGTCCACGACGAACAATTCCACGCCCAAACGCGCGGCTCTTTCGGCCAAAGCCATTTGATCCTTGGCATTGACATCGAAGTACGTCGCCTCCCAGGAGTTATACAGGACCGGTCTCGTCTGGCTGCCCGGCAGGACATCCGAATACTGATAGCGGTGCAGCCGCCGACTCATCCCGCCAAAGCCGCCGCTGCTGTATCCCCCGACGAATCCGGGCGTATCGAAGGCTTCTCCCGCTCCCAGCACCCACTCGCTGTCGAAATCATTGATGCCTCCGGTCACCCGAACATGTTCGAACACCGTCCGCTCGGCCGTAATCTTCCAGTTCCCGCTCCAGGCCAGCGCCCCGAACCAGACCTGCCCCGCCGATTCCGTGGCATGTCCGTCATCCATCGCAAACCACGGGTTGGCATGGCTGTCCGTGAAACCCCTACGGGATTCCAGCACCTTCTTACCTTCGGTGAGGAAAGTGCTGCGCAGTTGAAATTCGCCGGACCATTTTCCCGTCACGTGCGTGAGGCGGTAATCCGCCAGATAGGGGATGACCCAGGCCGCGGACTGCGCGTTCTCCAGCACGATATCCGCCTCGCCGCGGTTGACGATCCGGGCCGAACGTTCGATCAGGTCGCACTCGGGAATCGCCCGGTAGGACAGCTCCACTTCAAGCGGGTACGCTTCGTCCTTCATAACAATGATCAGCGTCTCTCTGCCTTCCGTCTGCAGCGTGCGATGCCCGGCATAACGAACCGCCAAGTCGCGCACGCCATCCGGCATGCGGACCTTCAGGCTGGGCTCGCTGTATTTGACGCCGCCCCAGAAGCTGTATTCCTCCACCTCCGAATGGACTTCCGCATCAAACGAGCTGTGCGATCTCGGGCGCAGCAGCGGCGCTGCATCTTCGATCCCGACCGGCTCCCCCCAGTATAGATGCTGCAGATTGCCGCTGTCGTTGATGCCGAACAGATAGGAGCTGTTATCGGTTTGTATCGCAAACACGCGAAACGGTTCTTGGTATTGAATGGTCACAGAATATCATCCTTCCGATTCATGTTGATATGGTTTTTGCCTGAAGAAAAAAAGGAGAGCCAAAAGACGAAGCATCTTTTGACTCCCCTTGGCCAGATTATTTGCCCCACAGCTCTTGACGTTTGTTGAAGTTGTCCGTATAAATCTTTTCCAGCTTGGCCAGGCCAGCCGCCTCGATCTCGGCCATCATCTGGTTATAGGATTCCACCACTTGGTCCTCGGACGGCGACAGGGCCATCTTCAGGAAATATTTATTGATGGTATCGTTCACCTTCGTTTCCATAATGGCTTCCGGCGTTCCGCCAGCCGGACCCAGGTTGTCATACGGTGCCGTATCAAACGACGTATCGGCCAGGTTCTTGATCGCCAGATCCGTGACCGGATCGGTCTGGTAACGGCCCATCAGGTCATACGGGGTTCCGTCCTCGCCGGGACCGTTCTTAATCATCCAGGTCCACTTGCGAATGCCCGTCGTACGGGAAGCCTCGTCCCAATTCTTCTTGAAGGCGTCCAGCACTTCTTGTCTTGGCACATGCTTGCCGTCCTTCATGTCCCAATGCTCGCCCTCTACTCCCCACATCAGCAGATACTGGCCTTCCTCGCTGGCCAGGAAATCCAGCAGCTTCATCGTCCGGACTGGATCCTTGTTGGAGCGGCTGATCGCCACGCCGTCCCAGCCCAGGGAGCTCTTCGGTCCGTAAGTGGCCTCTTCCGGCTTCACGCCCGGGGCCAGCACTTTATATTGGTAGAACTGACGCTCGTCCTCGGTAGCCTTATCGGCTGCCTCGGTTTTGAGCAGCGCATTCGCATTTCCTACATTCCAGAGCGCTTCCGCCGTGGCGAATACGTTGCCGTTGCCCAGCTTCTGCTCGAACTGCTTGGTCTTCATCGTTGCCCATTCCTTATCGAGCAGGCCTTTGCGGTACAGGGAGTTCAGAAATTTGACCATTTCGAGATAGCGCGGATCGCGGACGTCCTTCTTCAGCTCCCCGTTTGTTTCGTAATACGGCATCATGCCGTACATGCCCTTGAAGCTGCCGGTCACGGCTCCGACGTTCTCGCCGTTGAGCGTCATCGGAATGCTTTCTTTGCCGTCAATCGTTGGATATTTCTCCTTGAACTTGACAAGCAGCTGCTCGAATTCCTCTGTGGTAAACGGCTCGCCGTTGTTCACCTTATCACCGACGCCCAGCTCCTTCATGATGTCCATGCGCATCATGAAGCCGAACACCGGGTACTGCTCCAAGCCGTACCAGTTGGAGAAATAATAATTGTTGCCGTCCTCGCTTCGCGTTTTGGCAAGCGTGTCGCCGTACATTTTTTGGATATTCGGTCCGTGCTCTTCAATCAGGTCATTCAGCGGGATCACCGCGCCCGAGGTAATATACTTATTCATGATATCGCTTCCACGACTCATCAAAATAACGTCCGGAAGATCGCCGCTGGCCAGCATCAGATTCAGCTTCTCAACCGGATTGCCCGTAGGCTGCTGGATCTCGACGGTCACGCCTGTTTTTTCCGTAATCACTTTAGCGACCGGATTGGTAAAGGCATCCCCCGTGTTTTGGTCAAACCAGGTTAACGTGATCGGCGCGCTGCTGTCCGCATTCGTACCGCTGTCTCCGCCCGATGCCGCCTTCTGGTTGCCGCCGCAAGCCGAAAGCGTTGTCATAACGAGGGCTGCTGCCAGCATCAATTTTAGTTTCTTCATTCCCTGAACCCCTTTCTAAGGTCGTCATATCCAAAAGCTCGAATATATCTATCATTGTAAAAATCGGGAGTTCATTGATCTATAACGCAATCTTACAATCCATGATGCAAAATGTCTTTCATTCAGGGTAACGCCTGCTGCGGGTTCCGTTCATTTGCAGGATGCCTATCGGAGATTACAGGTATCCGAATGGTCACCGCGGTTCCGATGCCGAGCCGGCTGAAGATGCTGACGCCATATTCTTCCCCGTAGGTCAGTTTGATCCGGTCGTCCACGTTTTTCACGCCGTAGCCCGACAGATTATCCGATTTGTTCAGCGCGTGATCGAGCTGTTCGGGCTTCATCCCGATGCCGTCGTCGATGACCTGGAGCAAGATGTCGTCCCCCTCCTGCCTGAGCTTCACGTTAATGTTGATTCCCGATTCGTCCCCAATGGCATGATTGATGCAGTTCTCGATGAACGGCTGCAGAATCAGCTTGATCGTTGTGTTCCCGAACAGCTGCTCATCCAGGTCGTAATGCATATGAAGCTTGTCCCGGAACCGGATCTTCTGGATCGCGACATAATTCTTCACCAGATTGATTTCCTGCTCCAGCAGAATGATGCGCTTTCCTTTATTCAGCGACACCCTGTAATACTTGGCCAAATAATTGACCATCTGGTACACCTGCATAGCCCCTTCTTTGATCGCCAGCGAAGAGATCGAGGACAAGGTGTTGTACAGAAAATGGGGGTTGATCTGGGCCTGAAGCGTATTCAGCTCCGACTCCTTCCTTGCGATCTCCTTCACGTACACGTCATGGATCAGGGATTGTATGGTCGCGGCCATCTTATTGAACGCAAAGGACACCTGGCCGATCTCGTCATGCCCCATCGGCTTAATCGACAGCCGGAAATCCCCGCGCTCCACCTTCCGGATCTGCTGCAGCAGCACCTCGATGCGCTTGGTCATGACCTTGGTCGTAAAATAGAGCAGCAGGATGGCAATGCCAATCGCCAGCGTGGAGAACCAAATGACATTCTTGGTCGCCTGATTCGCATTGGCCAGCAGCTCGTCGTAGGGCACGGTGATGACCGTGGACCAACCGTTGCTGAGCTTTTTATACGTGAAAAAACGCTCCTGGCCGTTAATCTTCATATCGAATGAGCCCGCATCCTGGGTCATCCGCTCCTGAATCGGAAACACGTCGAACAGCTGGTTCGATTGGAGGTTCTGATCCCCCGTGCTGATCACGCCGCCAAACTCGTCGACAATATAGACGCTTTTGTTGTCGTTCTCCATTTTGATCAGGGAGTAGAATTCGTTCGCGTTAATATCCATGGTCAATATCCCGTACGGATGCTGCAGGCTGAAATAACTTAACGAACGGGCAATGGTGATATGTGCATCATCGGCCTTGAAATTCCCGGAATGGAAGTACACCGTATTGCCGGCGGCATCCAGCACCAGCTCCTCCATCGCCCGGGGCAGCTCTTCCGTATATTTGACGTATTGGCCGTCGGAATAGAGGGTATGGTTCCCCGTATAAATCGTGATGCCCAGAATGTTGGCATTCAGGGTCATCAGGGACGGCAGCGTCCGGTTGATATATTGGAAGGCATCCAGATAATAGTACGCTTGCTCATAATCGGTAGACAGATAATTGCGGAGCTGCGCATCCATGTAGAGGATGTTCGACAGCTGATTGTAATACTCCAGCCGCTTCTCCACGTTGGTGTTAATCTGTGCCAGCGATCCGCCCAAGGCCGTATAGGTATGCTCCGTAATCGTGCTGCGGGTCGAAGAATACGAATAATAGATCAGCAGCGAGAACGGAAGGATGATCACGATCAGAAAGATGAAAAAGAACTTGTGCCGGAGCCGCCAATTGGTGTATGCGCGTAAGTGCGCGAACGGGAAAGCCCCTGCCAGCCGGCTCCACGGGCCGGACGGGCTAGATGTTTTTGCGGTATTCATTCGGCGTAACTCCTTGGCTTTTTAAGAATAAGGAAATGAAGTAGGATGTGCTCTCATAACCGACCCTTTGGGCGATGTCCTGCACCTTGAGCGAATCGTCGGCCAGCAGCTCCTTGGCTTTGTTCAGCCGGATTCTCGTTAGGTAATCATGGATCGTCATGCCGGTTTTCTCCTTAAAGATGGAACGCAGGTAGTTGGGAGACAGATATACCTGATCGGACAAGCTGTTGATTGTGATGGCCTGGTGATAGGTCTGGTCGATCGTCGTGCGCACCTGGTGCACCAGCCTTGCATTTTTGTCCATGAACCGGTGTTCCAACGTCCGAATCGCATGTCCGGCAAAATCCATGATGATCGCTTCGATTTCAATAATGGTTCGGCACTGGTAGATGGCATGATAAAGCTCCGCCCGCTTGTGGCTCTCCGTGATCGGTTCGTGGATCCCCTCCAGCAGAGACTCCACCAGTCCGATGGCGAAGTCGCACACTTCGGTTTTTCGGATTCGCAGCATGACCAGCCGGTTGAAGTAATCCCGCAGCTTCTGCGCGGCCTGCTCGGACGCCAGCTGATGAATGTCCTCGAAATAGGCCGTTTCTTGGAAAGGAGGAATTTGCCGGCTCTCCAGCTGCCGCAGCACGTCCTTGGCATAGATGACTCTCCCGTTCCCGACGTAAAACATCTCCTCCAGCATCTGCCGCGTCTCCCTGTAAACATCCTGGATGCGGGACAGCTCTTCCGGCTCCTCGTTCACGGCCGCGGTCATCGTACAGCCCAGCGTATGCTGCATCTGCTTCAGCAGATCCTCCCACGTAAAGCGGCTCAGATGGCCGGCGGCATCCATGAAGATGCCCAGCTCGCCTTCCCGGCAGATGACCAGATCCGCCTCGAGTTTCTTGTCCGCAAGCCACTCCTCCATAAACGTCTGCAGGCGCGCCATGCCATCCTCGAGGGACAGCCCCGGCTGTGCAGCGTGCGGAGCATCGATGCCGAGCAGCGTAAGGGTATACGTTCTCGGCTCCGTATGGCGGGACAGCTTATGGTAGCTGGCAGTGAGGTTTCGGAATCGCTCCTCGTTCTGCTCGAATATCATCTCTCGTACAATATTGGATTTGGTCACGCGAATGGAGCGGTTCTTCATCCGCACTTCCTCGCAGCGCCGCTTGACTTTATCGATAACGCTTACAATCTCGCTCAGATCCAGCGGCTTCAATAAATAGCCGACGGCTCCCACGTTTAAGGCCGACTTCACATAATTGAATTCATCGTGTCCGGTCAGGAAGACGAACTGAATCCAGTCGAATAACTCACTCACCCGTTTCGCCATATCAAGCCCGTTCATGACGGGCATCTGGACGTCCGTCAGTACGATATCGGGCTGAATCACCTCGATCTTCTCCAGGGCATCCCTGCCGTTCAGGGCTGTTCCGGCTACATATATCCCCATCTCTTCCCAACGAATATAATCTCGGATCATCTCAAGCTCCAGCTCTTCGTCATCTACGAGAAAAATGCTATACATGCTCATACCCCCTGTGTCGGCTTTATCCCTTAATATTATAGCGATTTCGTTTTTTTAACTATGGGAATTCGCGATGTAAGTCATTTTCAAGCATCTTTCGTTACATTGTCATATCGACACTCATTTTTTCCGAGTCTTATAATTTGAGTTAACTTGAGATGCGAGGTGCCCCATATGAAACCTGCTACAACCTTACAGACGCGGAGTGACTTGAACTTGAGTCCTCATCGAAAAAGCCGCTGGGCCATGCTGAAGCAGCAGAAGTATCTATTCCTAATGATGCTGCCCGGACTGATCTGGGCCATTGTGTTTGCGTATACGCCCATGGTTGGCCTATACATGTCCTTCGTCAATTACCAGCCGACGCTCGGCGGCTTCTGGTCGACCCTGTTCACGAGCGAGTTCGTCGGCCTGGAGTGGTTCCGTTACTTCTTCAACAACGGCGATTTCTGGATCGTCATGCGGAATACGCTGGCCTCCACGCTGATCACGCTGCTCTTCTCCTTCCCGATGCCGATCCTGATCGCCATCGCGATTAATGAGATCAAGAGCGTAAAGTTCAAAAAGACGGTGCAAACCGCCTCCTATCTTCCCTATTTCATATCCTGGGTGATCGCGGCCAACATCATCGTGACCCTGCTCTCCTCGGACGGCGCGATGAACGGCATATTGAAATTCCTCCATATTACCGATGAAAGCGTTTTATTCCTGCAGAACGGCAAGTACTTCTGGTGGATCGTCGCGCTCGGCAATACGTGGAAGGATATGGGCTACAGTTCGATCATGTATTTGGCGGCCATCTCGTCCATCAACCAGGAGCTTTATGAAGCGGCCAAGGTGGACGGTGCCAACCGTTTTAAACAGATCCGGTACATCACCCTGCCCCACCTGAAGCCAACCATTGTCATTTTGCTGATTCTGGCGCTTGGCGGCATCCTGAACGCGGGCTTCGACCAGCACTTCCTGCTCGGCAATGACCTGACACGGGATTACTCCGACGTCCTGTCCACCTATTCGTTCCGCTACGGTATTCAGAACGGCATGTTCTCCTATGCGGCAGCCGTCGGCATGTTCAGCTCCGTGGTGGCGTTCATCATCGTGGTTATCGTCAACTATACGGCGAAGAAGCTGAACGGGCAGTCCCTATTCTAAACCATTAGGAGGTACATCCATGTTAAGCAAAAAAACCGTGCCCGAGCGTATCTTCGATGCCTCTTTATACCTGTTCCTGACCGGCATCTTTCTCGTGACCTTCTATCCGTTCTGGAACATCCTGGTCATCTCCTTGAACGATGCAACCGATACGATGCGGGGCAACCTGTACTTCTGGCCGCGCGTGCCAACCATCGAGAGCTACCTGACCATCTTCCGGAATCCGGAGATCTGGAGCGCCATCAAGATCACCGTGCTGCGAACCGTCGTCGGGACAGCGGCATCCATCTTCTTCATCACGCTGCTCGCCTATCCGCTCAGCAAGCGCAATTTGCTCGGGTGGAAATACTTTTCCTTCTTCTTTGTGTTCACGATGTATTTCGGCGGCGGGCTGATCCCGACGTATATGATCATCAAATCCCTGGGGCTGATCGACTCCTTCTGGGTCTATATCTTCCCTGGCTTAATCGGCGTGTTCCTGATGATTCTGGTGCGCACCTTCATGGAGCAGATCCCCGGCGAGATTGAGGAATCCTCCAAAATCGACGGCGCCAACGACCTGCAGACGTTCTTCCGCATCATCATGCCGCTGTGCGTACCGGTGCTCGCGACGATCGGCCTGTTCCTGGCCATCGGCCACTGGAACTCCTGGTATGACTCCTATGTGTATACCTACAAGCCGGAGCTCAAGACCCTGCAGGCCGTCCTGGTCAAAATCCTCAACCAGTTCCAGACCGCCGGCATGATGTCCGACGCCCAGCAGCTGGCGCAGGGCTCCAAGCGGATCCCGGTCTCCAGCGAAAGCATCCGGATGGCGGTGACCATGGTCGTCACGCTTCCGATCATTATGGTGTATCCTTTTGTGCAAAGGTATTTTGTGAAGGGGATTATGATGGGAGCTATAAAGAGTTAGATTGTGGGAAAAGAAGAGAGCCCTTACCCGGGAGGGTAAGGGCTCTTTTATTGTCCAACTACTATACTTTTTGACTTATATAAGCACAATGATAAACTCAAATGAAGATTTACGTTGAGATTCAGTCAGTGAAATTTCCTTTACATATATTGAATTTATACTTCAACAGGTATTCTTGTCTTATTACTGATTACCATTTCCCCTCCGTTTTCGAGTCTCATAGGTTTAAAACCATAAGATTCAATCCTAAATCGATCTTCATCATTTAATTCTGGAACCGCCCAGACCAAAGAATACTTTGCTCTTGTGTTTGCAACATAACCTATTCTGCCGGATTCAAGTTCTTTTTCAATCCACTTCTTCCAATGGGCGCTTCCCGAGTTACGCCGGCTTGAAACCACCATCACACTATCAAAATCCTTGCCTTTAACCGAATGTATGGTGTTTATTGATAACAAATTTAAACTATCTCTTGCGTTGTAGGTAATGATATTACTTTTAGCAGTGCCACGGGGGGCTATAAATTTAGGTAAGTCATTAAAGTCTCTCACTTCGTTATCAAACTTCTTTAAATCTTGATAAGCATTCAATATTATATTTAAAAAGTGTTTATTAAAATTTTTATACCATGAAGTATAACTATTATTTTCAAACATCATTAAATCAGGATATACTGAACATCCGTCCAAGAAATCTTTAATAAAAATTCTCCATCTATAAACAGAGTCAATTGAACTAGGGCAATGATAGTTTTTTTTAGTTTTAGCCCCTCCAAACCATCTTTGCATATGATTACTGGCAAGTTCTAATGCTAACAGTCTTGAATTTGGTGTGTTTTCATTCCAAAGTTGTAAAGCATCTAAAATCGGGTGTTTACTTACAGTGGAGCTTGTATCTAAATCTTGTTTTAATGCTTGTTGTCTTACCAATATAGCTGACCTATTGAAAGGAATTGCAATTCCCTTTAGAAAATCCAAATATTGTTGAATCACTAAAGACAAATCACTATATTCTAAATAACAAACACTTCTATCACCTAAAATTTCAGTCGCTCGACCATGTATTGGTGACTTGATACCTATTAATTTATTCGATGTATTCACTATTGAATGACAACTTCTAAAATTATCTGTTAAAAAAAACTTTTTGAATCCAGATAAATATTCTTTTGTGTTTTCAGGATTGGCGTTTTTGAACTCATAAATGGATTGATTTAGATCTCCAATGAAATGGAGAGTAGAGCCGCAAGCTCTTAATTGATCAAGAATATTAAT
This Paenibacillus sp. JZ16 DNA region includes the following protein-coding sequences:
- a CDS encoding carbohydrate ABC transporter permease: MLSKKTVPERIFDASLYLFLTGIFLVTFYPFWNILVISLNDATDTMRGNLYFWPRVPTIESYLTIFRNPEIWSAIKITVLRTVVGTAASIFFITLLAYPLSKRNLLGWKYFSFFFVFTMYFGGGLIPTYMIIKSLGLIDSFWVYIFPGLIGVFLMILVRTFMEQIPGEIEESSKIDGANDLQTFFRIIMPLCVPVLATIGLFLAIGHWNSWYDSYVYTYKPELKTLQAVLVKILNQFQTAGMMSDAQQLAQGSKRIPVSSESIRMAVTMVVTLPIIMVYPFVQRYFVKGIMMGAIKS
- a CDS encoding ATP-dependent helicase encodes the protein MNKQEMEQEIINTLCGNKEISSYISLIESKVKEKTEQQLKYVLSPINDNIFLEACAGSGKTEVVGMKTAYEISKWSSKNSGIAVLTFTNEATDTIKERVDIFSGLTSLYPHYIGTLSGFIHGFIAQSFGYKYSKHKNNKGDTSYRLIDKNLTVFENHWLKKYKLPYMNMNSKRQDFYANQVYYDYKIKDIIIYHSENYKIPLKEYYQSAEVQKFIQDYRKKKSNNQLLGFNYIKEEIVKVKQTFLKDGFANFEDINNMAFRVLKQDNHISSLISSRFPVILIDECQDLSWIEINILDQLRACGSTLHFIGDLNQSIYEFKNANPENTKEYLSGFKKFFLTDNFRSCHSIVNTSNKLIGIKSPIHGRATEILGDRSVCYLEYSDLSLVIQQYLDFLKGIAIPFNRSAILVRQQALKQDLDTSSTVSKHPILDALQLWNENTPNSRLLALELASNHMQRWFGGAKTKKNYHCPSSIDSVYRWRIFIKDFLDGCSVYPDLMMFENNSYTSWYKNFNKHFLNIILNAYQDLKKFDNEVRDFNDLPKFIAPRGTAKSNIITYNARDSLNLLSINTIHSVKGKDFDSVMVVSSRRNSGSAHWKKWIEKELESGRIGYVANTRAKYSLVWAVPELNDEDRFRIESYGFKPMRLENGGEMVISNKTRIPVEV